The genomic window CATAAAGAAACCAGAACTGATCAAATGTGTCGAAGAGAATAAATAAACGTCGTCAGCGTGGTTGCCGTCTAACGCGCTCTGACTCTTTAATCTCAACAGtctgaagaaataaaaaaaataaaagctgaacACGGTTGACTCTgaagggggcggggcttagcagaCAGTGCTAACGGCCTCAGTGTTGTGAATGGCCGGGCCGGCTGTCAGTCACATGCTGCTGTCCTGTAGGAGAGGCTCGATGTCCTCCGCGTCACTGGTGGGTGTGGCCAGAGGGCTGGCGTTCTGAACGTGTGCGgcggaggaggacgaggaggtgCTGCTGGACTTGCGGGCGGAGCAGGTCTTGACGTCGGCCAGTCGGTGGTGCTCGGGGATGAAGATGGCGACGAGGAGAGCGAACAAGACGGCGCACGCTCCGAACAGGAAGGGAGGGCCGGGGATCAGAGACTTCTGTGGACAGAGAGAAGGTTTCTGTAAAGTTTGTGATCTCAGGTGAGGTGAGTggacttcctctgtgtgtgtgtgtgtgtgtgtgtgtgtgtgtgtgtgtacctctgtgttctgtgaggtccTTCCTGCCACCGGCTGTATGTCGTTCAGCTCCACgttgaagaggaagaagatgaagcCGTAGAGAGCCGGACCCAAACCATTACAAAGACCTCTGATACCTGTGATCATCCCCTGGgccacacctgaacacacacacacacacacacacacaccaggtaAAGACGGGTTCAGACATCAAacaatatggagaaaaaaaaaaaaaaaaaacttgcacaGAAAAATTCACATCATGACACAAGAGAAGGTAAAAATCTTCCTCCCATGATTTATATTCTCCTTCccaccacacagacagacagacagacagacagacagacagacagacagacagacagatgtactGACCTTGCTGGTCAGGTGACGCACTGTGCGACACCAGAGCAGAGACTGCTGGGAAGGTGATGGAGGACATGGCTGCTACAGTTCCTGCTGCCCACATCATCctgacacacaacacaaacaacctTGTTTCCATTTGAACCCAAACCATCAGCATTTTTATAAACTTCAGGACCATCTGTCTCAAAGACGGTATAGACTGATGTTTTTACTTTCCATCGATGATACTCGATCGCTTATCAttgaattgatttattgatccAGATggatggatcgttacaccccttCTAACACCAGACACAGTGTGTGTACTCACCATGGCTCGGAGCCGAAGCCGTACCAGGCCAGCTGGAAGAGCTGAAAGCCCAGACCCAGGAGAACTGTGTTCTTATTACCTATGGTCCTCATCAACACGCTGAGGAACAGAgtctgaaacacagacagacacacagacagacagaatatTAACATTACTTTACCTCATTCTGAGTGTTGAATCTTTCTGATATATGAAACAATGTTATAAGAACTATTAAactgactgtatgtaaacatcaTATTTGCTCTGTaaatcacttcctgtgtccactgaccaaaataataaattaatttaaacaataaaaaacaaaaagcaaaaagagagaaatgtatattttaaatgtttcgGCTTCATGATGGCGTCTCCTGGTTTTACATCAGTTAGACAGAGGACTGTTGAggtacagtgtgtgtctgtgtggattCAATAAAACCATTTGTATAAATCAATGATGGTTACTGTTAAAGGTCAGTTAGCATCCTGAGCTAATATTTGCTTCAATCACTGAACTCATCAGGCCTAGATCTAGGACAGGCAGCTGTATGGGAGAGCGCTTTAATACCTTTCATACAAAACCTTTGCTCAGCAGAGATGggaaataatattaaataaattattcatttagttgaatatttgaatattacTCGTTAGTTGTGACTGCGGTCAGAGATCCTACTTTGTTATTCAAATTAGGGTTTGAACAACATATCAGTTATGTAATGACACTTGTTTCAGGGCACCCGAGGATCACAGCACCGACACAACACTTCATCttgttaaaacaacactcattacatggattcatttttatgaaaaacactttgatGCTTTTGAACTACTTGTTCTTCGTCATGCCCGTAaatctggtgctcatggtttctaTAAAATGAACTGAGCAAACGATGTGCAGCATCTCCATCGTGACTAAAGCTAAAACACTGTATTGTATTTGTGTGATCTAAGCAGCTAAATAATAGCTCCCAGTTTTATGCATCCAAAGATcttctataaaaataaaaaaaatgcgtagcaaccagaccaggcgtctcatggagacaggcgtttatttgtcaaaatgtgtcgcTGCACCTGGCGAGTAAAAGGGACTAAAACTCAGATCTAGAGACGATCTCTGAAAAAGAGATATTAATTCCAAGGTCATGTATCACTGCTGTCATTCAACTTTTCATCCTCTTTGTGTTCATAATAAAATCTCTGCAGTCAACAGAaggtcaaaatcaaaaaagtattttctcgtcactctgtttgttttactgtctccaacatccatgttttctgtgtttggatAAATTGTGTAACTGCTCCTGTGTGACGCTGTCGGCTGGTTGTCTGTGTACCTGAGCGACTATAGAGAGGATTCCCACCATGGCGATGAAGGCAGCGATGGCTGCAGGAGAAAACTCGatcacctgaaacacacaacacaacatctCACAACATTTCACCACTGACAGGAGCTCCGACACACACGACGTGCTTTAGAATAAAGAATCAGTCACCATCATCCTGATCATTATGTTGATGTCACAACATGTAGAAAGgttctactgtgtgtgtgtgtgtgtgtgtgtgtgtgtgtgtgtgagagagagtcaCCTGCTTCAGGTAGAGGAAGAAGCTGGAGTACTGTCCGGCCTCAGGCAGGTAGGACAGGAACACTGTGACACAGATCAGCAGCACTGTGGTGTCTTTGCCAACACGACGCAGAGACTGAACACACAACACCGTCAGCCGTCAGTACAACTCATCAATACATCtgtcatcaatcaatcaatcaatcaatcaatcaatcaatcaatcatcagcTGACGTCTGGCAGACACATTAAGTACCTCAGGGATCGATGCTGCACCCTGACGGTGTTACAACCTCTCAGCTGATCAGTTTTTATTGTTCTGAACACTGAGACCTGATTTAtcttctgtgtctctctgagaaTCATCTACTGCTGTTAACGTCTCCAAATTAAACAGTCAGAGACAAAcatgttcctctgtgtgtgtgtgtgtgtgtgtgtgtgtgtgtgtgtgtgtgtgccagccaGTGTAGTTATTAATAAAGAGGCTATTTATGAAGTCCTCTTGGTTCACTGGCAGGAATCACATCCATGTCTCCTGCCTCAAACACTCAACTACAGTTTTATACatcctgtgtgtctctgcaccACTTATCAGTAACACTGTATCAGTTACTGGCCCCATGAAGAAAACTAgagttttaaagtgttaattcagattcaccaaagtcacacagctgtagaccagcagctcctgtcttCAGTGAGGtaaagttactgtttttgttaatggagtctggctttgaagggaGTGAagcttaaagctccagtgtgtaggactcaGGGGGAAATACTGTCAGAGTTGGAATGTAAAATaattattgtgttttcgttaccttagaatgagacttATATCTACACAGAGAGCAGGGTTGCAACACTATGAGATATTCAGTGTACGAAAACAGTCTCAGAAAAGATCAGTTTCATGGTATCACAGAATTTATCTTATTGTCAGTTAGAGTGATCCTTAAATATGAACAGAAGATtgttgttggttgaacaaacctTTTATTACTAAAACTGAACTtgaaacatttaattaatgaaagtttgtgtaaaaagtctccttgcaccgccatgtttcggacaaaccaaacactgactgagaTAGACACTTTCTTGTTTCCCCGCCCTGTCCCTCTGTCGTGTTTCAGTGTCTGAACTCACAGCGAACGGGTCGGCCTGCTCCCAGGAGATGGGGAAGCCCCAGGACGTCAGCCTCATCTTGTCCGGCAGCGACTCGGGGACCACGAAGAACACGAAGGCGATGTCGGTAACGGCGATCACCGTGGCGACCAGGACCACCAGGCTGTCGCCGTACTGTGAGGACAGGTAGGCCCCGATGGCCGGGCTCGTCACCAAGCTGGCCGCAAAGGTCGCTGAGACCTgatgagaggaagaagagaggttAAACTTTACTCAGGCTGTTAGTTGAGGAACAAAACTCCACCAGCTGATGACTGAACTCTTTAAGTCTCACTTAAAACTTTCACTTTCTGTGCGTTTGAATTTAAACCCAGCTGTTTTATCAACTGTATCAACACGAGTTTAGTTCAGCAGTGGAGACACgagagcagcagctcagcttCTTGAAGCCTTCAGTGGTCAcaagctgcagtcacatgacctgAGCGCATGTTAGAAACCTCAGTGTGTGTCCGTGGTCATTAATCTGTCCGTAAACAAGTTACTGACTTCACGTATCATTGATTATAAACTCATGTTCTGTGCATATTAAATGGGTGTTTTCATGGAGCATCACACACATCTGACGAGTCAAAGCTGATCGAGTCTCTGACCTGAGGATTTATTCACAGCGACGGTGGcctgtcttttttaaatgtcctaaataaatacacataacaCATTTGTGACCTCATCCAGTGAGGAAATAAGAAATGTTTATGGTACATCTGTTCAACTGATCGACCTGCTGCTAAAGCAGAGTTTGGCAGGTTGTGTTGTCACTTTCATCGTGTCCTAACTGGACGCTAATGTCAGACTATCATGTCGCATCACGTTACATCGGACGAGATCCGTCAAATATGGAATATAAACCACACAGACAACTCAAAGAGTCCATGTGTACTGGGACTTCCTGTCCTGGCTGTGACCCCGGTTCACTGCAGATCTCCATAATGGCAGGAAACAGCTCTGCAGGACCTCCATTATAAACACACAATATGATATTACTGTGAGCACACGAGCTGCAGCGCTGCTCCATTATGTGGTTATATAATATCACAGTCAGTCAGGTACCACAGCTGTGAGGTGGGTTCATCTGTAAAGCTCTGAGGCTCTGGtttctttggttgtttttgttgtgtgaaagtgttttctgacaaaaagttaAACCCACTTCCTGTCACAATGACACACACGCCGAGGGATTAAAGGAATAGATtctttttgaagtggggttgtacaGATatttatccacagtcagtgtgttgtgtacagtagatgtcagcaCGAcgccagtttggagaagcaggctggagac from Epinephelus moara isolate mb chromosome 8, YSFRI_EMoa_1.0, whole genome shotgun sequence includes these protein-coding regions:
- the mfsd14bb gene encoding hippocampus abundant transcript-like protein 1, which gives rise to MNREKTATEANDIMLVRSSHGRGRARVTHAVVVIFLEFFAWGLLTTPMLTVLHETFPQHTFLMNGLVHGVKGFLSFLSAPLIGALSDIWGRKSFLLMTVFFTCAPIPFMRISPWWYFALISVSGIFAVTFSVIFAYVADITEEHERSTAYGLVSATFAASLVTSPAIGAYLSSQYGDSLVVLVATVIAVTDIAFVFFVVPESLPDKMRLTSWGFPISWEQADPFASLRRVGKDTTVLLICVTVFLSYLPEAGQYSSFFLYLKQVIEFSPAAIAAFIAMVGILSIVAQTLFLSVLMRTIGNKNTVLLGLGFQLFQLAWYGFGSEPWMMWAAGTVAAMSSITFPAVSALVSHSASPDQQGVAQGMITGIRGLCNGLGPALYGFIFFLFNVELNDIQPVAGRTSQNTEKSLIPGPPFLFGACAVLFALLVAIFIPEHHRLADVKTCSARKSSSTSSSSSAAHVQNASPLATPTSDAEDIEPLLQDSSM